A genomic region of Alnus glutinosa chromosome 11, dhAlnGlut1.1, whole genome shotgun sequence contains the following coding sequences:
- the LOC133881227 gene encoding agamous-like MADS-box protein AGL62, which translates to MVKKNPSMGRKKTASTKIQTKSHLQVTFSKRRSGVFKKASELCTLCGVEIAMIVFSPGNKVFSFGHPTVESILDRFLSSGNPPPEYSKRHDQLVEAHRNYNIHELNLHLTGILNQLEAEKKHGDSLDQMRRANQREYWWEAPVDELGLHELEQMRVSMEELKKSVAKKQANKTTEMNGGFLESKPAEISAALPFIIPNGYNFGYGHLLY; encoded by the coding sequence ATGGTGAAGAAAAATCCTAGTATGGGTCGAAAAAAGACGGCGAGTACAAAGATTCAAACCAAAAGTCATTTACAAGTTACATTCTCCAAACGTCGTTCGGGAGTCTTCAAGAAAGCTAGTGAGCTCTGCACGCTTTGTGGGGTTGAGATTGCCATGATCGTCTTCTCCCCTGGCAACAAGGTCTTCTCTTTTGGTCACCCTACAGTTGAGTCTATTCTTGATCGCTTTCTTTCTTCAGGAAACCCTCCACCAGAGTACTCCAAGAGACATGACCAACTTGTTGAAGCCCATCGGAATTACAACATTCATGAGCTCAACCTTCATCTCACTGGGATTCTCAATCAACTGGAGGCTGAGAAAAAGCATGGAGATTCACTTGACCAAATGAGAAGGGCTAACCAGAGAGAGTACTGGTGGGAAGCACCGGTCGACGAGCTTGGGCTGCATGAGTTGGAGCAGATGAGGGTTTCAATGGAGGAGTTAAAGAAGAGTGTAGCAAAAAAACAAGCCAACAAAACTACTGAGATGAATGGTGGCTTTTTGGAGAGCAAGCCTGCTGAGATTAGTGCTGCTTTGCCTTTCATCATCCCCAATGGCTATAATTTTGGTTATGGACATCTGctttattga
- the LOC133881226 gene encoding agamous-like MADS-box protein AGL62, with protein sequence MDSQEKARRTSQGRKKIEIKQLTNSSAKHVTFSKRRSGLFKKASELCVLTGAEIAIITQSPGSKLFCFGHPNVDTVLNRFLGGDCSHAESTVATAANPLPVEEFNRQHEESLRELVAEKRRLAAFEEAKKMGNNRFLWEEPMDNMGLEELVQYLAAMKEMRTKLAAKANDHQLRYINATSMNMMIQPPYNYGVDNVAVGNHQFGNLSWIVDGTGGDVHVRGSTSGFGFGGQGHCNY encoded by the coding sequence ATGGATTCCCAAGAGAAAGCCAGGAGGACGTCCCAAGGCCGGAAAAAGATCGAAATCAAGCAACTAACGAACTCAAGCGCCAAGCATGTCACGTTCTCGAAGCGCCGGTCCGGCCTCTTCAAGAAAGCGAGCGAGCTCTGCGTGTTGACCGGCGCGGAGATTGCCATCATAACGCAGTCTCCGGGGTCGAAGCTCTTCTGCTTCGGGCACCCGAATGTGGACACGGTCCTCAACCGCTTCCTCGGCGGAGATTGTTCCCATGCAGAAAGCACGGTCGCCACCGCCGCAAACCCTTTGCCGGTGGAGGAGTTTAACAGGCAGCACGAGGAGTCGCTCAGGGAGTTGGTGGCGGAGAAGCGGCGGTTGGCGGCGTTTGAAGAGGCTAAGAAGATGGGAAACAATAGGTTCTTGTGGGAGGAGCCGATGGATAATATGGGTTTGGAGGAGCTTGTGCAGTACTTGGCAGCCATGAAGGAGATGAGGACTAAGTTGGCCGCAAAAGCTAATGATCATCAGTTGAGGTATATTAATGCAACCTCCATGAACATGATGATACAGCCACCGTACAACTATGGCGTCGACAATGTTGCTGTGGGGAATCACCAGTTTGGTAATCTGAGTTGGATTGTTGATGGTACTGGTGGTGATGTTCATGTTCGTGGCAGTACTAGCGGTTTTGGGTTTGGAGGACAAGGGCATTGCAATTATTGA